The sequence GAATTGCATCTCTTGAAGAAAAGGCATCGAGTGGAAAGCGAATTAACAAGCCATCAGATGATCCCGCTGCCTATTATAAGACGTTAGATATTAATTCAGCGAAAAATTCAATTACTCAATTTGAAACTAATTTATCTTCAGGGAAAGATTGGCTAAGCTCAACAGATTCAGCTTTAGGTTCAGTGTATGATATGCTTGTTAGAGCAAAAGAGATTACATTGGCCAATTCTAATGATACTGTAAGTGCAAATGAAAGAAAGAATGCGGCTCAGGAAGTTTCAGGAATATTTGAACAGGTAGTTCAAACTGGAAACACTCAAGTAGGTTCGAGTTTTATTTTTGGTGGCACAGAAATTCTTTCTGAGCCATTTGACTCGGACGGCGAATATAATGGCAACCAGGCGAATATTGAAATTGAGATTGATAAAAACAAGCGTATGGTAATTAATTGTAATGGTAAGGATGTTTTTAAGAAAGACGGTGGAGAAGATATTTTTAATATATTAAATGATTTAAAAACAGGTCTTGAGAATAATGATAAAGTAACGATCCAGGCACAGATTGATAAACTAGATTCTGCTATGGATCAGATATCCGATTATAGGGCAAATGTAGGAGCAAAAATTAATCACATTGATAATACATCTGTATGGTTTCAAGATTCTAAATCACGACTTGATGTACTTTTATCCGATAATCAGGATGCTGATATGACAGAAGTTATTACTGATCTTGCTCGCGAACAAACTGCACTACAGGCTACCCTTTCTTCAGCTGCTAAAGTTATATCATATAGCTTGGTAGATTTTTTGAAATAGTTTTCATAATTGTAGTTAAAACCAGGGATGGTTAACAGTGCTTATTATAACTCGTAAAGTTGGAGAAATAATTTCAATCGGTGATAGCATAGAAGTTAAGATTCTCGATATTAAGGGACGTCAAGTGAGGATTGGGATAGGCGCCCCAAATAATGTGCAAATATATAGAAAGGAAATTTATTTAAAAATACTTGAGGAAAATAAAAAAGCTGCAAATATTTTACCTGAGCATTTACATGAG is a genomic window of Candidatus Schekmanbacteria bacterium containing:
- the flgL gene encoding flagellar hook-associated protein FlgL, giving the protein MRVTQKMVMDDLVKSLSHINSRIASLEEKASSGKRINKPSDDPAAYYKTLDINSAKNSITQFETNLSSGKDWLSSTDSALGSVYDMLVRAKEITLANSNDTVSANERKNAAQEVSGIFEQVVQTGNTQVGSSFIFGGTEILSEPFDSDGEYNGNQANIEIEIDKNKRMVINCNGKDVFKKDGGEDIFNILNDLKTGLENNDKVTIQAQIDKLDSAMDQISDYRANVGAKINHIDNTSVWFQDSKSRLDVLLSDNQDADMTEVITDLAREQTALQATLSSAAKVISYSLVDFLK
- the csrA gene encoding carbon storage regulator CsrA yields the protein MLIITRKVGEIISIGDSIEVKILDIKGRQVRIGIGAPNNVQIYRKEIYLKILEENKKAANILPEHLHEINLIWDNKKD